Within Anopheles ziemanni chromosome 2, idAnoZiCoDA_A2_x.2, whole genome shotgun sequence, the genomic segment AAATCCGAATGGATTCCTTGCTCGTTCAACGCacccaaatacctttggaaaGCTTTTATGTTTTCAGTCACTGACAAATATCTGTCAAAAAGAGAAAGGGGTTTTTAACACAGTTAAAACGGTGATTGACTGCAATACCCGACTaattaaaaatggtaaatCATATTTAACCTAAATCGTATCCGGAGCGAGCAGCTCCCGCAATCACATGGTGAACGGATATGAAACCAAGAGAATCAAGTAGGCGAACCTACCTTTGGTTCGAATTGCTTGTTCGAAATGACAATTAACAAAAATGGTTAATGCGAAGAAAATtcacaagaaaaacaagaaaggaTGATATTTACACAACGCTGCCAATGATAGCAGGCAGACGCTAAGACTCTGGCACGATCAGTTCCTCATCGTCCGAAATGATAATGTCCTCGAAGTTGTCGGgtcgaacattttctttcgtgGTCGATTCAAATTCGTCCtcctcttcatcatcatcctcttcgtcgtcgtcatcgtcatcctcGTCGTCGGTGTCGGTGATCTGTTCTGCCATTCCGCTTGAATTGGGGCTTTCTCCAGTTACTTGACTGTTACCACTTGTTGTAGCTAAACTGGCACTTGTTTCTGGGGCGCTTGGAGTATTCATACCGCTACTGCTACTGGATGGCTTGGATTGTGCGTTTTGGCATGGTGCATCACTGCCCCCTTCTGTGGGAATTTGGGATTCCGATGATTTCATCGCCTCCGCGTCCACATTCGTGTCTTCCTGGGCCATGCGTTCATGCTGAGCGTATCTGAGAATGAAAAAAGGGGGTGAAGACAACCTGGCATGCATGTATCATAGTTATGTGTGTTGCTTACTTTTCGATGATTTGATTCACTTTACTGTAgtatttcccattttcctctagttttttcttcaaactatGGTCAATGAGCGCTGGATCTTTTTCCTCTCCCGCGTGGTAGACTACTGTCTCGTAGAGATCGGTTTTACGGCGTTTCTGTAGCTGTTTGCCAACCTTGTAGAACGCATCCTGCGCGATTCGATTCATCTGGTCCGTACGTAAACCGTATCCATTCTTCCCATTGCAATGCTGCAAACACTTGAGCACATCTCGAAAGTTGGGAAATGTGTTTGTCCGATTGACAAACAACTGAAGCATCCGGTTAAACTCCGGATAAGGTGTACCCTCGAAACGGATCGGTTTCCGAACCAGCCGATGTGCGTTTTTACTTTCCCCTGTTATGTCGCAAATCTTTTCGTACACTTCGAAAGCACGCTTCTTGTACCGTTCCGCCATGAGATAGGAAGAGTTGATTTCGTGGTTAAAGTCAACATCCGCTTCCTCCAGCTGCTTGATGCGCTTCGTTAGACAGTAGAGTGTTCGGTTCAGCTTTGCAATTTGTCGGTCTTTTTTCGTGCTACCGGAACTCGGACTATCGGTAGCCACCGGAGCAGTATCTTTGCAAGCTGCTGGTGGCTGCGAAGACGCCAGGATGCCGGATTTTCGTCGTACGTTCAATTCCTCCACTATGCTGGAAAGTTTGAGGAACACCAATGTCGGGTGCGCGAGGACGTCGGCCGTTACCTGCTTGACTGCtttgatgaaactttttgaatTGATGTAATCCGGATGAACAACCTTGTAGTACCTCAGAAGCTTCTTTTCGATCAacgtttccatttccttcgaAGGATCGGCCTTCCGGCACGCGTCGAGAAGTTGGAGGAATTCTTTTCCGATTGGATTTTTTTCCCGCACATGTTCCCCGTTCCTTGATGGTGGTGCATCCTCATTTGATTTGTCCGACATGGGCCGATTCTCAGCGGGAACGCACTGGCTATTGGAATCCAGTTCATCATTCGTTGTACTGCTACGCGAGCTTGATGGGGTTGCCGGGGGTAGCGTCGAGGAAGAACTTTTCACAGCCAGCTCCTTCTGGTATTGCTTCATGTCCTGCTCCCAGTCCTCGGAGTAGGTAATGGATGCAAAATTTTCCGGAGCACCCACCGGCATATTGTTGTTAACGTTTGTTGCGATTGTTATGGGTTTAATACGCTTCCGGACAATATCAGACGAGGCGTCCTGCGTTCCAGAAATAGTCGTAATCGTGCGTTTCCCATTTTCGTTCAGCACTGTGGCGGGGCTTTTTGGTGCAGCAATTGTGGCGGTTTTCGCTTTCCGTTTCAACTGAGAACTATTTTTCTCGGCAGTTCCCTAAAATTGAAAACGTTGGCAAATTATAAAATGGTAATGTTTATCATTTTCATAAATCTACAGGCAAGTGCAACAAAACTAGTCGAGTTTCatgacaacaacaaaaatctcatccgaGCAAGTTCACAAAtggatgttttcattttctgacATTCCGTTTGGCTCGCTTGCTCGACTGCTCGGGTTCTCTGCACCGCGCTTGGCTTGAGGTGTCTGTAGCTTTTGAGCGGGTACAAAGAATGTTGAAGAATGCCACCATTTTTCTTACCCCATCGTCGGAATCGGAATCGAGAACGATTACCGATGAAGTTGTTTCCATCGTTTGGCGATAATTCTTAAGTTAGAGCGCGTATTTTTCACTTATTCATTCGCCGTTTACgtgcaccttttttttctcgcaacACTTCCAAGGTGACTGAAACGAAACAATGCGTGCTTCGAAAGGTTGGGTATTCAGAACATTTTGTTTATCTGCACCTTGATTTTGACATATCGAAAATTGACGTTTTCAGCGTTGTTTGATTCGTCGGTTGCTTTGTTTCGTTAAAAGAATGGAATTATAAAGAtttatcaattaaaacatacTCTTTGAATAATATATTTCGAAGCATTTAACTAAGACATCATCCATTTTAAAATCGTTTGTATAGTTCAAGTAAGTTGTCCCCACTCTTGTAACTTTGACGAGAATTAGAACACCTAAGAAAGAGTGAGACAATTAGCATTTCAGTTCCCGACCTAATCGATACACAAATGATAGTACATTTCTTTCGTCTCGACGATAGTCATTAGCAATTATTCAATATTACATGCAATAGAGTAATATGTTGGGCATTCATAATGTCATCAACAGGAAAAACGTCTCCATTTGTGGAATAGTAATAAGATTTTCACAGAACTTTATTCACATACTCCACGAAATACAAATCATTGTATTCAATAGTtcctaaaaagaaaagaaacgaaagccATAAGCATATTTTCGCATGAGAACAACATCCTTCAATGATCAGTACGATCTTGAACTACTTACTTCGCAACGATTCCGTCTTTCTTCGCCAGCCGAACGATGCAATCGTCCGATTCGCCCATGCGACGGATTTCACCGCAGATGGCGTACACCTTCGCGGTGTCCAGCATGCGGCCGGTTTCCGGATCTACATCAACAATGTTGATCTGGATGGAAGCATGATCCTTGGCGTGAATGATGCGGTTGCTGGATGAGCTGTGGAAACAAGGAAACACAGGAAGTGAGGTTAGCGGCAAACAAATCATCGTATGGCGAAGGGTGACGCATAGGGCAACACGAAAGTACGGAGCATGGTGCAGGAATTCCAACACGAAACACAGGGTGTTCACTTTTATCCATTCTGTTCAGGGTACTATGAATAGTCCTTGCTAAAACTATTTAACACTTTCGACACGTGTTGACGATTGTTCGATGCTGACAAATCAGCGATACTTACCACTTGCGAGGGCAGTACAGATCGACGAATTCTCCAGCATCGTTCTCCATTTTGGATTGctacagaaagaaaaacacgttAGCACTCGTTTCTACTTCACTTTATCTCAAATTGGATAGTTTTACATGCAAATATCTTACTTTTTAGTCAGAGAATTTCGGACCGACAACAACGATTGACAAATGGCGGATCAGaaaagaaggagaaacagaTTTGACAGCTGGTTTACACCGACTTGTCACATCGGGTAGTCGGTGCTTTCAAGGACGTCAAAATATGATGGATCTAGACGATTTtcgtatatttttaaatttgtcgttatggaaagagaaaagctcAACTCAACAACTTGAATAATATTGTGCTTACGAAAATGCTACAGATGTGACAGAACTGTTTCCAGCAAAAAGGATCCTCGGTATTCTTACACGACTGCAACATGCAACTGTTTATTCAACTATCATAATTCACCACATTACCACTGATCCACCGGTTTGACACTGGAAGCTTTGAAAAAGCTCAGGATGTGTTTGTTGacattttcatcttttctggaaaaatagaaaacgaacAGGTGGGAAAACAGATACGGAACATCATCTCCGAGGGTCAGAGATTGTGacagaatgtaaataaacCAGTGTCGGTAGTGAGGCTGTGAAGTGCGAAGAATACAATTGCTACAATTGGGTTAGTTTGCAGTAAGTTGTCTGTTTACTCGTTGAAAATGGTTACAAAAATAGCTCTTTGATATAAGCAAATGTTTTGCGCTCGAAGCTTCCGGAAAATCTAGGAGCTTTTCTTTGTGGATACTCGCAGCAGCcgtcaaaacaaaaccgaaagagTTTTGGAAAATCTTGATGGTGCAAGTTGCGTAAAATCTGTTTGAAATCAAATTATTGCATTTCCATGAAATAAATACTGCAAATACACTTTTCCCTGCTCTATTGGTTCGGGTTCTGTCGAATGATAAATTGCACAAAAGTGCAAGGGACCGGAAGTATGCACGAAATGAATGGCGATGGTAAATCGATAGTATGCTCGGATCAGCTGTCTCGTACCTGCATGACAATTCGGACCATATGCGGAttgatttgcatttattttgttttcttcttacaCGTACTGTCGGAAGTGAACTTATAGCATGCATAACGAAAGTCCATCGATAGTTTTACCATGTTTTGGAAACTTGGGGCGATGGTCATAATTGTGTGTACTATTTTTACGCACAGCCCCATTACCAGCCGTCGAAATTATGAATGCAAACGGACGGCCGTTCGAATGGGGCATAGATCCACGTTCGCTCGAAGGTGGGCCAGCGAAAGTTTTCGATGTGCACGATGCTATCGCGCTCGTTGTTTGCCGGGTTACTCAAATTCAAATGGAATCACGCACATGGCGTGCGCATACGTACATGCGAAACGTTCGTACAACTCCGACCTCCGAAAGGTTGGTGGACTCGTGGACCGAAGgagtaaaaagagaaaaacttcgGATCATCATATCAAAGAtaattttcgctcaatatgtAGAGCTACATTTTCAATAACAGTCGACATTGAATCGACAAGTTTTTCCACATTCCTGTTGGTAAGTGTTGGCTGCAACATCTTGGTTCCAACCCATTCCTTATTCGGCTGCATTAGTCGCATCCAGTGACGGTTATCTAAGCGGCCGAAGATCAGGTTCTTCCCTACACAAACTTGCTACTAAATTCCAGCCAACTGTGACAGTTcttccatccccgggtgtgcCGGGTTCCAAAGCCGGCTATGAGCTAACCGCGCGCGTACCTTGGCACCGATTAGCTGGTCCATTGAAACGTTAAAAGCGTTTTTCCAGTGCACATGGACATGTTTCTTTGGCATGCGGCGTGCTAGGGTATATTCAACCTGCCACCAACCCGGTTAGCACCTCCTTCCGGGGGCCGGCGGGGGCACCGATGACGAGTCGAGTCGATCTGAAACGAAAGACGAGAGAAGAAAGGCGAAACGAATGGAAAGCGATCGTGCGCGGCGGGCAATGGTTTGTTCCCCGTGCTTACCACACGCTTTTCCACGGCATGTTCAACACACCAtgtgtgtgggttttgctGGCGGGAAGCAACCACTCCGTGGCGTTTCGAGGGGAGTAATAGTACGCGCCACCACGATGCGTTCCAACCACTAGCCAACGTGTGTGTCTGCcccccgccgccgccgccgccgttggGTCTTGAAGCGGCAGGGTGGTGTGTCTTCCCCGACAGTTACCGTTTGgagctgctggtggtgcttgAATTGGCTTAATGATGTTTATATTTCCGATTTCAGTCGCTCAGTCTCGTGCGAATCGCGATCCACTGAAGTGGTAGGAAAGTAGTCACAAGCGCACCAGCCCCGGGCACGCGCGAGATCGTGGAAAATCGTTGAAGCTTTTCACGCGTGCGCTCGTGAACGCTACATCAGCTGGTTCTCTCTTTGGCCCCCGCAATCAGGACCGGTTTCTCCTAGAACACAACCGAACCGATCTGTATGAATAAAGCAGATCGATGGTACTGCTCTTACCACAAGTGCCGTTTAGAATCTACCCCTACTCCAGAGCGATCGTCATCTGGTTGCCTGTGGCGCTAGGCAAGCAGTCAATGGAGCATttgctttgttcttttttgGCACCACAACCGGTTGCGGTGATAACGTGCACCTGTTTCGATCAATGGTAGTGGACTACCGGTGCGTCGGTGTGACGATCAAAGTTTGCACGCGGTGTGCTAGTTTCGGAGTGGACGCCGCGTTCTGTGTTCGTTTAAATCTTACGCAATTGATAATCGTGTTGTTTCGTGGATATTACAACGAGGATTGTTCCGGGTAAGTTGAACACTTGCAATCGCTTGGTGTTCTGCAATCTGCAGGCTAGTTTCAGGTTAGGTTAGCTTGGACGCCATTTCTTCAGGGTTGAGGTTATGCTGCTTTCTATGGGGAGTCCCATTTGTATTCGGATGTTTTTTACCCCATCCTTGTTGGAAGTAGGATGGGGGACAAGTCAATACAATTGCATGGAATGGAATCAATAATTAGCATTCCGGGGGAACGGGCGAACGGTAGCAGTCGACCCTAACTAACACGGGCCATGCACAACCTATTAACTCACTGCTAATGCCACCGAGTGTCGAACTTATCCGGTCtgctggatggatggatgaatcGGGTGTTGAATGGTGCTAAAATTTGCACCATGTTATTTCCACACGTTCCGACAACGGAACCCTTCGCCAGCTGAATACGGTACGGAGCCCCCGCACTGAGGGTTATCGCTTGCAGCGCCACGCAGTCGTAGAACTTTGTCGCAAAAGTTAGCGGTGGAAAATGCAAATCTATTATACCACCATCATTGCAAAGTGCGAACCGCAAGCTGCAGTTCAAAGTTCGTCCGACTTCGGATACCTCTCCCCTGACCCCCGGGGGGGCACGCGGGGTCGATGTTTTTGGAGCAGCAGCGCTCCCCTTCACCTCGTGTTGTTATTTGCACCAGGGAGCGGTGTATGTGTTGTCGCTGTCGGGAGTGGTTTGTTAAGTGATATTAGCAAACGATTCCGGTGCGTTGCCATGGTACACCGCTTTGCCTGCCATGCATACTAGGATGTTCAATCATTCGCGTCACGTCCGGAAAAGCCAGTTAGCCCAGCGCACCAACAGTGCAACACCAGTTCAATGGGCATTCGGGGCTGATGAAGGTGGTGAACTTCTTCCTGTTCCGGACCCGCCATAAATTGGCTGCCCTCGGTGCACTGCCGTGACGGTGGTGTGAAACTTGGCAACACTTCTTGAACTTGTGTGAATGCAAATTAGGAAATTCGAAAACAATACACCCTAACCACACGCGAACGGGCGCGAGTAGTTCCTCTGGCGTCGGTTTGTCTGTCAGCTTTTATAGGAGCGAGAACCGCACCAACTTTCACCATTTTCCCGTAAGCTTTAGTGTCAAGAAAGCAGGGCAAGGACGCGGCGTCCCTATTGCGACGGAGTGTACAACATTATGCGCGTGGTTTCGCCGTGGTAGTCAGGTGCACGCGTGCACGGGTTTTTGCGGTAACTTTGCGAATCATTGCAATACGAAAATCTGACCTATTTCGTGGCTGCTTTCATCCTTACTTTTTGGAGTGTGTTGTATATTGTTTAGTCGAAAAGTTGGTCTTTCGCGCACGTGAACGAAGCTTACACGCTCCACGCTGGAAAGGATGAAGCATGGCATGCTAACAGTAACAGGCCTTTGAGAAGGCGAATGTAACGATACTTCCTAGAGAATATGTATGTACGTAAATGGAACAAACGGGATTATCTTATTTCGGCACATATTTCAGAATATCCCGATTTAAAATCCCGatagaaaaaatattctaaGCGGGACGATATTGTAACGTTACCTACAAACGAGACGGTACCTACCCAACCGAAACCAGCAAAAGTTTATATAATTGAAGTGTGTCAGAAGTTTGGCAATATTCTCCCGGTTTGTAAAGAATGATGGTGGCTTGGTCGGTGTAGAAATATAAGATGCGATCTCTTACACCCCCACGCTCGAGTTTTCCATTAATGCGTACCTTGTGTTGAtgctcttttttccttcacagATTCAAACCTCGTCGTGCCTGGTCCGTACGATCTTACTGCAACAGCTAGACGATAACCGGCCTAGTCGGTGTCATTCGATCTTCGATCGAACTCGATCAGCCGCAAAACTAGCAACACACATGTTGCTCCACTGACGGAATAGCTATAAATAGAGGTTGATGAagaaaccagaaaaaaaaaacaaactaaatcgGGTCGCACTTGCAAGAAGATTCGACTCATCGGTCATAACCAGGTTGCCCGTACTTGATCGCTGTTGATCTCTATCATACTTCGGACAAACGGTTCCGAATGCTGTGCAGTTTTTACGCTTCTTTCGTCTGCGTTTCCGGTTCGATTCGTTTTTTTCGTCGCGTTTTTCCGAGTGCAaggttgtttgtgttgttcgTTTCAAGTGAATACATCTGAGTAAGAAACAGTTCTTGCTTCGATTTTAATTGTGTGGTTATCAGTGAACCAGTTACCAAGTGTCGTTTTTGTGCAAGAAATGCTTAAAGAATGTTAAATTAGGACGATTTAACCGAGAACGAGGAACGAGAAAAACTAGCCGCATCGGTTGTAAGTAGCCTGACCACCACCGTGTACTGTACAATCAACATTCCCAACCGAACCGTATCGAACGGAAAACGGTCCGGTGTCCCAGAGGACGTAGGATTTTGTCCTCCATTTCCTCGTCTCCCCGGTTGGTAAGAAGAATCAAATCGATTGACTCGAGCTCTGGTGGAAAAGCAAGCAAGCGATAAAAAAGACAGCACTGTCtctcggcagcagcagcagcaagtggCCGAGCTCTACAAATCGGATCAGTGAAATTGGAATGTCATTGAAGGTGAGCATTAACCCAGGTGGACTGGGTAAAAAGCACCGGCATTCCCTTTCTACACAGCGCCCATTTCCACGCGAACCGCGCCTCACCTTTCAGCTTCCATTGGACCATGTGATGGACAGTTCCGTCGTCAGGTACTTCTTCATCGGAAACGGATCACGACCCTCGAGCGCTTCGGTGCGCCCCTTTTTTGCGTTATTAATTACAATCGATAGTGTAATATAAATCCCCCTTCCTCGGTGGGGATTATTTCTGTATTTCCTGGGTATATTTCTTTTCCCGATTACCTTGCATTCATTCTCCGCTTCCATCTTACGGGTCACCAAGCATCTTGAGCAGCTTATTAATTGGAAGCCGGTGCGAATGGGGAAGGAGTAGGGTCGGAACACGTGCCAACCAGGTAGTGGTGAATGATTTGCcggtagttttttttgtcttgttgGCTAGCTAGCAGGCAGGAAATTAACTTATCTGAAAGATTTATTAGACAAACCGATAGGATCGATCGGATGAACGTgatgtaaatatttaatatcgcGTGTTTCCTTTTAGTGCAGGCTGTAGGTTGAGATATGACGAGAACACTCATTCATGGGCAAAGATGTGGCGATACAAATGAGATTGCTGGGTGGAAGTAGATCTACATGCCGGTCCAATTGTTGGAAACCCCGGCACATAATCGCTGGTATATGTATCGGCCAAGCATCGTCCTAGTTGTTAGTATACAAAGCATACTGATATGCCTTCACTAATTGTTCGTttgaaaatgcaaataacGCAGCGACGGGCGTGGAATAGTTCGTGCCGACCGTCTACCTTTGGTCTCGGGGCAGGGCATGTGCAGCAGCGTGCAGTCAAGTCGAACAAATATTGATCTGCTGATAGTACGAGCCTTTCGTCTCGCTCAGAACAACCCCGACCCCGGGCACTGTGTCAGTGGGCAACCGTTGGAAGCGGAGGAGGAACGGAAGCAAAGAACACCTATCGGAGGGAGACCCGGCGATGCGTTCTGTTGAATATTGCACCGTCGATGCAGGCGCACACGCACGCGACCAGTCGGAACCGTACCGTGGCGTTGCGGGCCCGGTCCAGCTAGTGCCGGTTGGCCAGTttcacatcatcatcatcgcgccCGATCGTCGTCAGCGTGAAGAATTGCAGAGCTCAAACTGTTGTGCACCCGGCAGCGCACCTGAATGCAGTAATAGGTTCCCGAATGGCCGACGATGGTCTATGCGTGAGTGCGAATTGCGAACGTGTGCGTAAAACTGCAACCAAAGGGAGAGAGTCCCGTCGTGAAAATGCTAGAAAAACAGAATTTGCCATCCACTGAACTGTATGGTTAAtggggggtttttccttttccctgttTCCATTCTCGCAAAGTTTGAAAGGGCAGCCAGCTGATGAAATTTCCCTACTCCAGTCGTCGGCAAAAGGGATAATCGAATGGGAATCGGTGCGAAACGGGACGGGGGAGCGATGTCTGCGAGGTTATTACCACTTTACGGTGCGTTTCGTACGCGATTAGCTTACCCTTCTTCCTGGTACCGGGATCCTGTTTTTCGCTGTCATAGCCAGCGAGTCTCAATGTGTGACCGGCTTCCCTCGGTTCCCTTGGCCTAGTGAAAAAATAGCTCGATCTGTTAGTTTTCCCCTTCCCCGCCCAGCAGCATTCCACTTTCCGTAGGAATCTTCTCGTCGAATCGAGAGCGTTTTACTGCTGATGCTAATACCCATGGCATGGCACGATAATCCGTTATGATCAGCTGGTCAGCTGCTGGTTTAGATTGGATGCTCCAGGC encodes:
- the LOC131283035 gene encoding daxx-like protein, translated to METTSSVIVLDSDSDDGGTAEKNSSQLKRKAKTATIAAPKSPATVLNENGKRTITTISGTQDASSDIVRKRIKPITIATNVNNNMPVGAPENFASITYSEDWEQDMKQYQKELAVKSSSSTLPPATPSSSRSSTTNDELDSNSQCVPAENRPMSDKSNEDAPPSRNGEHVREKNPIGKEFLQLLDACRKADPSKEMETLIEKKLLRYYKVVHPDYINSKSFIKAVKQVTADVLAHPTLVFLKLSSIVEELNVRRKSGILASSQPPAACKDTAPVATDSPSSGSTKKDRQIAKLNRTLYCLTKRIKQLEEADVDFNHEINSSYLMAERYKKRAFEVYEKICDITGESKNAHRLVRKPIRFEGTPYPEFNRMLQLFVNRTNTFPNFRDVLKCLQHCNGKNGYGLRTDQMNRIAQDAFYKVGKQLQKRRKTDLYETVVYHAGEEKDPALIDHSLKKKLEENGKYYSKVNQIIEKYAQHERMAQEDTNVDAEAMKSSESQIPTEGGSDAPCQNAQSKPSSSSSGMNTPSAPETSASLATTSGNSQVTGESPNSSGMAEQITDTDDEDDDDDDEEDDDEEEDEFESTTKENVRPDNFEDIIISDDEELIVPES
- the LOC131285838 gene encoding small ribosomal subunit protein eS21 — encoded protein: MENDAGEFVDLYCPRKCSSSNRIIHAKDHASIQINIVDVDPETGRMLDTAKVYAICGEIRRMGESDDCIVRLAKKDGIVAKNY